Genomic segment of Bacteroides stercoris ATCC 43183:
CAAAGAAACGAAATCTTCTATGGCAGAAGCCAGCCATACTATTTCCATCCCATTCGCAGGTTAATCATCTCATCTACCTGTGAATTGGGAATACAATGCCCTGCACGTTGTTCTTCTATGGCAAAATCCACTAAATTACGCATCATCTCCTTAGGTAAAGAAGCTATGAAATCATCCACATTGCGGCAGGACGATTCGTATGCCATAGCAGCCTCATTGGCTGATTGAGGCTCCGGCTCTTGATTCTTATACAACTTGGCTTCGTTCATCGCTCCTTAATTTTCTTCAAAAATAAACCTAAATATCGGAAATACCTAAGGTTTACTCACTTATTTTCTTCACTGTATTTGCAATCATCTATCGTTTCCTATCTCTCAAATAATCCCACCACAGATTCAATCCTACCCAAATCACAATATCGGCAATCAGCAGCACCGTATTGTTTATATAAGGAACCAACAGGATATTGGCCGCACTGAAAGCGCAGGACATGGAGAGCAGACTCAGCATCGCCCTTCGCGGCGACAGCCCTATCGCCAGCAGTTTATGATGGATATGGTTCTTGTCCGGCTCGAAAGGGCTGTGTCCCTCGCGGATGCGGACCAGGACGACACGCACCACATCGAACGCCGGAATAATCAGGGTGCTGAAAGCTATGAGAAAGGCGCCTTCGGTGTAAGGCATGATATCCGTGTTGTGCTGGCTGTACTTTATGGCAAGGAAACTGAGGGTATAGCCCAAGGTAAGGCTTCCCGTATCGCCCATGAAAATCTTGCGGGCACGCTCCACACTGCCGAACACGTTGTAATAGAAGAACGGCACAAGCACGCCGAAAGTACCGGCCGAAAGCATGGCATAGCTCCACAGGCCCTTGCTGATGAACAGGAAGGTGAAAACCAGCAATGCCACACTGCTCAAGCCTGAGGCAAGACCGTCGATGCCGTCTATCAGGTTGATGGCGTTGGTGATGAAGACCACCGTAAGCACAGTGAAAGGTATGCCGACATAAGCCGAAAGCTCGTGTATGCCGAACAGGCCGTACAAATCGTTTATCCAAAGTCCCGACAAGGGGAAAAGGCAGGCACAGAAGATTTGGATGGCAAACTTCTGGCGGTAGCGCACACCGACAAGGTCGTCGGCAATGCCCGTCAGGTAGAGCAGCGTCATGCCGCAGGCAAACAGCAAAAGTTCCGGAAGCAGATAGCTGGCATAGAGCGTGGAAATGCTGTTACCGTCCAGCAGGCGGAAAGCATAGACAAGGCAGAAAGCAAACAGGGTGGTGGGGAAAAATGATACGCCCCCCAACCGCGGGATAGCTCTCTTATGTATCTTACGGTCATCCGGTATGTCAAAAAGTTTTTTGCGCAGGGATATCAATAGGATACGCGGTATCAGAATACGGGCAATAACTGCCGATATCAGAAAGGTAAGAATAATAAAAATGAAGTTCACGGCAATAACTGTTGTTTAGTAATTAGCGGTTGATAGCTGAAAAACATAAACGCTTACTGACAGGGAGAGAGAGGAAAATTGTCAGGCAGAATCAATCTATAATCTCGAAAGGGTATTGATTCTCTTCCATATTCTTCAACTCGCCGATGATTTCCTTCTGCTCCGGCGTCAAAGAAGCCATATCCCAGGTATTGATAATGGAGTGGGCCTCAGCGGCAAGTTTTTCTTCGTATACCTCGCCGTAGCAGCAGGTTAGAAGACGCACTTTCAGAAGCGAATCCGGAAGCTTGTCGAGAACATTCAGGCAACGGTCGAGCAGGCGCTGGATATACTGCTGCTTGCGGCCATTGTCGTAGAATGTGGCATTCAGGGCTACGAGAATGGAGAGGCAAAGTTCGGCTTCCTCTTCCGGCGTGTTGCCTTCCAAGGTGTTGTACAAATCAAGCGCTTGCTCGTAAACTTCGCGATTCAGACGGGCAAAGTGATCGCTGTAAATGGGACTGCCGTCCATGCCCAGATTCAAGAGTTCATGGGCACGGACGTACAAAGATGAAACGTGTTCGTTCATTTTTATACTGATAAATAAATTATTGAATTACAAGTGTTTCAGATTACACCTATCGGTTCTATAAGCGAAGAGTGAATAAATGTAGTGGCTACTGCCATGACGCCTTCTATGTTTACCACCACACGGCGGTCGTGGCGCAGACGGACAAACTCGCCCACGGCTCCTTCGAAAACTCCGCCCGTGATGCGTACTTTGGTTCCTTTCACCAGTTTCAGTTCTTCCGGCTCCACGTAGATGACGGCCTCGTCGTACGTGCCTGCAACCAGTATGAAGCTGCGCATCTGCGCATCCGGAATAATAACCGGCTGATGGGTCTCACGGTTCATGATATAGCGTACCGGTATGTTCAGAACCGGATTGTTTTTGATTTCATCGATACGGGAACGGGTGGAACGGAGAAATACCAGGTTGTGTATGGCGGGAACGAGCTTGCGGACGCGGCGTTCGTTCCTTATGACATACTCGTAGCGCATGGGGATGAAATTCTCTATATTTTCCTTGTCGAGATAGTCCTTCAAGGACAATTCGCGGCTGTATGTTACGCGGACGGCATACCAGTGCAACTGGCAATCCTTGTGGGACTGACACACAGGGGCGTGCTGCAATTCTGCTTGATTATTGTCTGACGGACCGGGCATTACAAAATACGGATTGTAAGAGTTTGAGGAAAACACCACCTTGTGAAAAGGACGTTCTTTGGGGACACCGGTTCAAGAGCACTCTTTCCGGTCAATTCATGTAATGCAATTATAGTCAATAGTTTAGTCTGCATCCATATTATCCCAAAGCTCCCCACTATCACAGAAAGAGAACGTTGAAACAGTTATGTGATCAATAAGCCTTCGGGAAGCCGCAAACGGATGAAACAGATACATTTCCGGACATTCCCGATTAATGAATGCAAAGATATGGCAGTTTTTTGTATTGGCAAAACATTTGGTGGAAATTCTTCGGTTTACCGCCTGCCTTCAAGCATGCCTTTCAGTTCAAGGCAAAGCCGCTGTTTCACTTCGTCTGCCGGCACTTCCCGTCCCAGCTCCTTTTGAAGTGAAGTCACCCCTTTGTCTATGAACCCGCAAGGATGGATATAGCTGAAATAGCGTAAATCCGTATTGACATTGAGCGCCAGGCCATGCATCGTAACATAATGGCTGCTGCGCACACCGATAGCGCAGATTTTACGGGCACGCGGCGAATCTCCGTCCAGCCATACGCCGGTGGCTTTCTCCACACGCCCGGCGGTTATCCCGTAGGAAGCGCATACGCGGATTACGGCTTCTTCCAGCAGATGCACATATTCTTTCAAGCCCAGAGAGAACTCCTCCAGGTTCAGGATAGGATAGCACACAAGCTGCCCCGGCCCGTGATAAGTGATGTCGCCGCCCCGGTCTATGTGATAGAGCGAAGCGCCTATGGCACGCAACTGCTCTTCGCCCAGCAGCATATTGGTTTCCTTACCGCTGCGTCCCAATGTATATACATGCGGATGTTCGCAGAGTACGATACGGTTCACATACTCCTCTCCTGCCTGCTTGGCATGCACAAGCGCATCGAAACACGCCGTCTGCCTGTCCCACGCCTCGGCGTAGGGAACGGTTTTCCAATCAGATATTTCCAGTTTCATAAGACAAACATACTATTTTACCGCCCAACCGCACGTGGCATGATTGGAGCACATGTCCGGAGCTTCATCCGGTCCATGCAAAGATACGAAATCCCGGAATTATACAAGCATCCCGGGCGCAGGCTTTTTTCATAATCTGACCATCGTCAAGGCACGAAGATTATTTTTCGGACGAAAGCATGCATTACCTCCCCCCTATTTTATAATTTTGTTGCCACATTATATATATAATATAAATTGAAGAGCATGAAGAAAATCGTTGTAGCACCGGACTCGTTCAAAGGCTCCCTGACTTCGGCCGAAGTGGCCGATGCCGTGGAAAGAGGAATCAAGGATGTTTTCCCGCAGTGCAATGTCGTCAAAGCCGGTGTGGCGGACGGGGGCGAGGGAACCGTAGAGGCCATTGTCAAAGCGGTGGGAGGAGCTATGTACACAGCCTCCGTTACAGACCCCTTGGGCAGACCGGTAAAGGCAGCCTACGGCATTGTAAGGTCAGGCGGCGTGAAAACCGCCGTTATGGAAATGTCTGCCGCCAGCGGACTGCCGCTCCTGCTTCCCGACGAACTGAACCCGTGGATTACTTCTACGTACGGAACCGGCGAGATGATTTCTGACGCGCTGAACAGAGGATGCCGCAAATTCCTGGTCGGAATAGGCGGCAGCGCCACCAACGATGCGGGCACAGGCATGCTCTCCGCATTGGGAGTGAGATTTCTCGACAGCCGCGGACAAAGGCTGAAAGGCTGCGGCAGGGATTTGGAATCCATTGTCCGGATAGACATGTCGTCTCTGATGCCCGCAGCACGGGAGTCCGAATTTATCGTGGCTTGCGATGTCAACACCCCCTTTTGCGGACCGGACGGAGCTGCCCGTGTCTTTGCTCCCCAGAAAGGAGCGGACCCTCAAACCGCGGAAGCCCTGGACCGCGGCATGCGTTCCTTCGCCCGGGTGATAGCCGGACAGTTCCAGACCGACATAGTCCCCCTGAGCGGAGCCGGTGCAGCCGGCGGATTAGGCGGCGCCTTCAAAGCCTTTTTAAATGCCAGGCTGACCGCAGGGATTGAAATGGTGCTCGACGCCATTGCATTCGACTCGCTTCTCGAAGGAGCGGACCTCGTCATCACGGGCGAGGGACGGATAGACGCCCAGACAGCAGCGGGAAAGACAGCAGCAGGAGTGCTGAGGCATGCCGCACGGAAAGGAATCCCCGTCATCGCCATAGGCGGGTCTGTAGCGATGTGCCGGGAGCTTAAAGAGATGGGATTTATCGGCATATATTCCATCATAAACGCTCCGGTGAGCCTTGAACAAGCCATGCGCCAGGATTGGGCCACAGCCCGCATCCGATGCACGGTAGAGCAAATCCTGACCACCATGAAACATTGCGCCGGGACATTGTTGTTTCAAAAAGGCGGAGATTGAAAAATAAAAGTGTAACTTTGCACAGACCAAAAACGACAACGCTTATGGAATTTCCACACGTCGACCTCCCTGTAGACCTGATTGCATGGACAGATGTCACGGAAGACATCCTGAACATCTACAAGCAATCGTGCCGGCTGAAGGCATGTATCTTCGCCTTGTGCACCGAAGGTTCCATCACGGTATCCATCAATCTTATAGATACCGAAATCAAGCAAGGCGACTTCATCATACTGCTTCCGGGCACCATCATCCAGTTTCACGGGCAGAAGGAGAAAGTGCGCATCTGCTTTGCCGGATTTTCCGAACATTGCCTCAACGGAGTCAACATCATCCAGTCCACCATGAGCTCGTACTCCAAGATTATAGAAGCTCCCGTGATACCGCTCAACGAAACCCTCGCTTCCTATTTCCGGGATTACTTCGCATTGCTTGCCCGCATATCCACAGGGCCGTACATGCCCAAGACGCGAATGGCGCAGAACGTGCTGGACACCCTGCTTTATGGTGTCAACGAGCTATACAGCAACCGTCCCGACTCCCAAAACAGGATTAAAAGCCGGAAAGAGGAAATCTGCCGTGAGTTCATACAACTGGTCATCGAGAACTACACCACCGAACGCCGCGCGCAGTTCTATGCCGCGAAGCTGGGCATATCGCTGCAACACCTCAGCACCACCATCAAGCAGGTGACCGGGAAGAATGTGCTGGACCTCATTGCGCATGTCGTCATCATCGACATAAAAGCCAAGCTGAAATCCACGGACATGACCATCCAGGAGATAGCCTATTCGCTGAACTTCCCCAGCGCCTCGTTCTTCGGCAAGTATTTCAAGCGGCACTTGGGAATGAGCCCGCTGGAATACAGAAACAGCTAACCCCCTACCCCTTCACCGGCATGATGCAGGAGAGCGCTATGACCGTTACAGCCAGCATGGGCGTCAACAGTATTCCGTACACCGGATAGAGAATGCCCGCAGCTACCAGCACGCCTGCCAGATGAAAGGCCGTTGTCCGGAAAAAGTTACGGCGCATCAGCCGGAGCGTATGGCGGGACAGGCCGAAGAGCCGGGGGAGCGACTGCAAATCGGCGGATTTCATCACTATCATAGCCTTGTCTGCCAGCCCATCACCGGCACTTGCACCCGCGGCAATACTTACATCGGCGGCAGCCAGCGCCTGTGCGTCGTTGACGCCGTCGCCCACCATAACCACCTTCTTCCCCTGCAAGCGGAGTTCGCGGATAAAGGCCTCCTTATCCTCCGGCTGGGCGTCGGACATGTAACGGATGATGCCCAGCTTCCCCGCTATGGCCGAAGCGGTACGCTCACCGTCGCCCGTCAGCATACAGATGTCCAGCCCCTGCCCCCTAAGCTCTTTGACTACCCCGGAAGCGGTCGCTTTCAGTCTGTCCTTGACGGCTATTATGGCAAGCAGCTCATCCTCACGCCCGAAGTAAACGATGCTGTTTCCCTCCGATTCATACTCCACCAGCATATCTCCCAGCACATCGGAAAGATAAGCCCGATAATCTTTCAGCAGCTTATGGCTGCCCACCCAATATTCCGTACCGTTGCAGAGGGATTTCACCCCCTTGCCTTTCAGCACCCCGCAGCCGTCCAGCGGTGCGGGAGTTATGCGTTCTTCGCGCAGGGCGGCGGTAATGGCTGCTGCCAGCGGGTCGGGCGAGTTCATTTCCGTAGCCAGCAATATCCGCTTGAAATCCTCTTCCTGATACTGCGCCCACAGCCAGGCGGTGACCGTAGGCTGCCCCTCGGTCAGCGTGCCGGTCTTGTCAAAGACCACTACATCGGCCTTGTCCAGCCGCTCCAGCGCCAGGGAGTCCTTTATCCGGATGTGCATATCGGCAGCCCTGCCTATGCCGCGCGTCAGGGCAAGCGGAGCGACCAGCCCCAGCGCACACGGGCAGGCGACGATAAAAACGGAAATGACCGCATAGAACGCATGCGGCACAGCGGTCATGCCGCCCCAGAATATCCAGATAAAAAACACGGCAACCGCCGTTCCCGCCAGGACGGGAAAGAAAATCCGGGCTATGCGGTCTGCACCGTGCCGCTCTTCGGGCAGGAAGCGGAACACCTTGCCGGTGAGCCCCACCGCTACAACCAGCACCGCCACTTCGTAGTAGACATACGGGTGAAGCCCCACCCTGATCCAATAGTCCGGAAAGAACGTGTTGAACAGACTGAAAAGGAAAGCAACGGAAGCGCCGAAGGCAATCAGCGTATCCAGCCCGATGCGCCCCGCACAAAGCTGCTTCCGGGCGGCCGCATAGAAAGCGTTTCCCGGAAACAGCAGCACAAGGGCAGCCAGCGACATCTGTATTTCGTTGACATAGGGCACCTCACCGCCGAAGACGGAAAGCAGCGACAGCAATACGGCAAGCGCCCACGCGGCGGCGGCCTTCATCTTCAGGCAGCGGTACCGGCTGTTCCGTTCTTCCATCTCACGTTGTTCCATACTACCGGCATGTTCCGCGCCGTGCAGTTTCTGCGCAGAACATACGTTCTTCAATATATTGTTCATTCTATATAAACTTTAGGGGGTTGTTACTCTGAACTTAGTAAACAACCGGAACGGAGCGTTTGTTCAATTCCTCCTTCCCCTCCGGCCCGTACGCAAGCTGTGGCGCGCATTGCGGAACGGGAATATCCGTCTTGTGAGGCGCACGGGCGGGGATTGCCGAAGATAGGAAGTTTTAACCGCCTGCCGGGATTATTTTTTTCCTTTTTATGCGTGGAGTTCACTAATAAGTTCTATATTTGTCGATAAAGTTTCCTGAATGAAATGTTGTTTTATAAACGAAATCCAATATGAAAAAACAAACTGTCAGCCTACTTGTCCTTCTGCTTGCGGCAAGCGGCTTTTTCTTTTCCTGTGGTAACACCATGAACAAAAACGCCGGAGCGCTGGAGTTCGACAGCATACAAGTGAACGAAACCGCCCATCTCTTCGGTGATACCGCCAAGCCGGCATGCAACCTCATCATTAACCTTGCGTATGCTTCCCAATCTTCGGACGAGAAGATGAAGGACAGCCTGAACACCTATTTCCTCTCCGCCTGCTTCGGCGAGAAGTACATGGGCATGACTCCCGAAGAAGCCGTAAAGAAGTACACCGAAAAGTACGTGGGCGACTACCGCAAAGACCTGGAACCGATGTACCGCAAAGACGAGCAGGACAAGGAGAATGCCGGAGAGATAGGGGCATGGTACTCCTACTATAAAGGCATCGAAAGCCATGTGCAACTGTACACCGGACATCTGCTCGTTTACCGCATCGACTACAACGAATACACCGGCGGCGCACACGGCATCTATATGTCCACTTTCCTCAACCTCGACCTGCGCACACTCGCTCCCATCCGCCTGGACGACCTGTTTGCCGGCGACTACAAGGAGCAGCTCACCGACCTCCTTTGGAACCAGCTTATGGCGGACAACAAAGTAGCCACCCGCCAGGAACTGGAAGATATGGGATACGTCACCACCGGCGACCTCACGCCTACCGAGAACTTCTACCTGGGCAAGGACGGCATCACATTCTATTACAATGTCTACGACATCGCCCCCTACGTAATGGGCCCCGTAAAGATAACACTACCGTACGAAATGATGCAGCACCTGCTGAGCGACGAAACAATGGCGCTGAACGACGTGCGCAACCCATAACCCATAACTTTTATAACTCATAACACAACAATGGAACTTATCCTGAAATACTTTCCCGACCTGACAGAGGAGCAGAAAAGGCAGTTCGCCGCCCTCTACGACCTCTATACGGACTGGAACTCCAAAATAAACGTCATCTCGCGTAAAGACATTGAAAACCTGTACGAGCACCACGTGCTCCACTCCCTGGGCATAGCCAAGGTAATCCGCTTCAAGCCGGGTACGAAAGTCATGGACTTAGGCACGGGAGGCGGCTTTCCGGGCATCCCGCTGGCGATACTCTTTCCCGAAGTGCAGTTTCACCTGGTGGACAGCATCGGCAAGAAAGTGCGCGTGGCCACCGAGATAGCCGGCAGCATCGGACTGAAAAACGTAACCACCCGCCATGCACGCGCCGAAGAGGAAAAGCAACTGTTCGACTTCGTGGTGAGCCGTGCCGTAATGCCCCTTACCGACTTGCTGAAAATAATCCGCAAGAACATCTCGCCCAAACAGCAGAACGCACTGCCCAACGGACTCATCTGCCTCAAAGGCGGAGAGCTGGAGAGAGAGACGATGCCCGTGAAGAACAAAACCACGATGTGGAACCTCAAGGAATTCTTCGGGGAAGAGTTCTTCGAGACCAAAAAGGTGGTGTACGTGGCAAACTGAACGAGCACTCCGGAAAGCTAATGTAGCACTCTGGAAAGCAGAAGTGGCACTCTGGAAAGCTAATGTAGCACTTTAGAAAATTAATGTAGCACTTTAGAAACCGTAACAAACAACATATCGAATTAAACGCCTATATATACGCCATGAAGATAAAGAGATTTGAATTTAACATGTTCCCGGAAAACTGCTACGTGCTGTGGGACGAAACCCTGGAAGCCGTAGTTATCGATCCCGGCTGTTTCTACGAAGAAGAGAAACAGGCTTTAAAGAACTTTATCATCAGCAACGGGCTGCAAGTGAAGCACCTGCTGAACACGCACCTGCACCTGGACCACATCTTCGGCAACCCCTTCATGCTGAAAGAATTCGGACTGAAAGCGGAAGCCAACCAGGCGGATGAGTTCTGGATTGACGAAGCACCCAAGCAAA
This window contains:
- a CDS encoding UpxY family transcription antiterminator, which translates into the protein MPGPSDNNQAELQHAPVCQSHKDCQLHWYAVRVTYSRELSLKDYLDKENIENFIPMRYEYVIRNERRVRKLVPAIHNLVFLRSTRSRIDEIKNNPVLNIPVRYIMNRETHQPVIIPDAQMRSFILVAGTYDEAVIYVEPEELKLVKGTKVRITGGVFEGAVGEFVRLRHDRRVVVNIEGVMAVATTFIHSSLIEPIGVI
- a CDS encoding glycerate kinase, coding for MKKIVVAPDSFKGSLTSAEVADAVERGIKDVFPQCNVVKAGVADGGEGTVEAIVKAVGGAMYTASVTDPLGRPVKAAYGIVRSGGVKTAVMEMSAASGLPLLLPDELNPWITSTYGTGEMISDALNRGCRKFLVGIGGSATNDAGTGMLSALGVRFLDSRGQRLKGCGRDLESIVRIDMSSLMPAARESEFIVACDVNTPFCGPDGAARVFAPQKGADPQTAEALDRGMRSFARVIAGQFQTDIVPLSGAGAAGGLGGAFKAFLNARLTAGIEMVLDAIAFDSLLEGADLVITGEGRIDAQTAAGKTAAGVLRHAARKGIPVIAIGGSVAMCRELKEMGFIGIYSIINAPVSLEQAMRQDWATARIRCTVEQILTTMKHCAGTLLFQKGGD
- a CDS encoding DUF3298 and DUF4163 domain-containing protein; translated protein: MKKQTVSLLVLLLAASGFFFSCGNTMNKNAGALEFDSIQVNETAHLFGDTAKPACNLIINLAYASQSSDEKMKDSLNTYFLSACFGEKYMGMTPEEAVKKYTEKYVGDYRKDLEPMYRKDEQDKENAGEIGAWYSYYKGIESHVQLYTGHLLVYRIDYNEYTGGAHGIYMSTFLNLDLRTLAPIRLDDLFAGDYKEQLTDLLWNQLMADNKVATRQELEDMGYVTTGDLTPTENFYLGKDGITFYYNVYDIAPYVMGPVKITLPYEMMQHLLSDETMALNDVRNP
- a CDS encoding MraY family glycosyltransferase; this translates as MNFIFIILTFLISAVIARILIPRILLISLRKKLFDIPDDRKIHKRAIPRLGGVSFFPTTLFAFCLVYAFRLLDGNSISTLYASYLLPELLLFACGMTLLYLTGIADDLVGVRYRQKFAIQIFCACLFPLSGLWINDLYGLFGIHELSAYVGIPFTVLTVVFITNAINLIDGIDGLASGLSSVALLVFTFLFISKGLWSYAMLSAGTFGVLVPFFYYNVFGSVERARKIFMGDTGSLTLGYTLSFLAIKYSQHNTDIMPYTEGAFLIAFSTLIIPAFDVVRVVLVRIREGHSPFEPDKNHIHHKLLAIGLSPRRAMLSLLSMSCAFSAANILLVPYINNTVLLIADIVIWVGLNLWWDYLRDRKR
- a CDS encoding helix-turn-helix domain-containing protein, translating into MEFPHVDLPVDLIAWTDVTEDILNIYKQSCRLKACIFALCTEGSITVSINLIDTEIKQGDFIILLPGTIIQFHGQKEKVRICFAGFSEHCLNGVNIIQSTMSSYSKIIEAPVIPLNETLASYFRDYFALLARISTGPYMPKTRMAQNVLDTLLYGVNELYSNRPDSQNRIKSRKEEICREFIQLVIENYTTERRAQFYAAKLGISLQHLSTTIKQVTGKNVLDLIAHVVIIDIKAKLKSTDMTIQEIAYSLNFPSASFFGKYFKRHLGMSPLEYRNS
- the rsmG gene encoding 16S rRNA (guanine(527)-N(7))-methyltransferase RsmG, whose amino-acid sequence is MELILKYFPDLTEEQKRQFAALYDLYTDWNSKINVISRKDIENLYEHHVLHSLGIAKVIRFKPGTKVMDLGTGGGFPGIPLAILFPEVQFHLVDSIGKKVRVATEIAGSIGLKNVTTRHARAEEEKQLFDFVVSRAVMPLTDLLKIIRKNISPKQQNALPNGLICLKGGELERETMPVKNKTTMWNLKEFFGEEFFETKKVVYVAN
- a CDS encoding UpxZ family transcription anti-terminator antagonist — protein: MNEHVSSLYVRAHELLNLGMDGSPIYSDHFARLNREVYEQALDLYNTLEGNTPEEEAELCLSILVALNATFYDNGRKQQYIQRLLDRCLNVLDKLPDSLLKVRLLTCCYGEVYEEKLAAEAHSIINTWDMASLTPEQKEIIGELKNMEENQYPFEIID
- a CDS encoding HAD-IC family P-type ATPase, yielding MNNILKNVCSAQKLHGAEHAGSMEQREMEERNSRYRCLKMKAAAAWALAVLLSLLSVFGGEVPYVNEIQMSLAALVLLFPGNAFYAAARKQLCAGRIGLDTLIAFGASVAFLFSLFNTFFPDYWIRVGLHPYVYYEVAVLVVAVGLTGKVFRFLPEERHGADRIARIFFPVLAGTAVAVFFIWIFWGGMTAVPHAFYAVISVFIVACPCALGLVAPLALTRGIGRAADMHIRIKDSLALERLDKADVVVFDKTGTLTEGQPTVTAWLWAQYQEEDFKRILLATEMNSPDPLAAAITAALREERITPAPLDGCGVLKGKGVKSLCNGTEYWVGSHKLLKDYRAYLSDVLGDMLVEYESEGNSIVYFGREDELLAIIAVKDRLKATASGVVKELRGQGLDICMLTGDGERTASAIAGKLGIIRYMSDAQPEDKEAFIRELRLQGKKVVMVGDGVNDAQALAAADVSIAAGASAGDGLADKAMIVMKSADLQSLPRLFGLSRHTLRLMRRNFFRTTAFHLAGVLVAAGILYPVYGILLTPMLAVTVIALSCIMPVKG
- the lipB gene encoding lipoyl(octanoyl) transferase LipB, which encodes MKLEISDWKTVPYAEAWDRQTACFDALVHAKQAGEEYVNRIVLCEHPHVYTLGRSGKETNMLLGEEQLRAIGASLYHIDRGGDITYHGPGQLVCYPILNLEEFSLGLKEYVHLLEEAVIRVCASYGITAGRVEKATGVWLDGDSPRARKICAIGVRSSHYVTMHGLALNVNTDLRYFSYIHPCGFIDKGVTSLQKELGREVPADEVKQRLCLELKGMLEGRR